Proteins found in one Clostridium kluyveri DSM 555 genomic segment:
- the thrS gene encoding threonine--tRNA ligase, with protein sequence MIKISLKNGKEIEVEKGLKVIDIAAKLSISLSKKALGAVVDGKVVELNYKINKDCKVEILTFEDEEGKKILRHTASHILAQAIKRLYPEVKLAIGPAIDSGFYYDVDAEFSFTPELLEKIEGKMNEIIKENIKLERFELPREEAIKFMEEKNEPYKVELIKDLPEDSIISFYKQGDFVDLCAGPHVPSTGRAKAVKLLSIAGAYWRGNENNKMLQRIYGTVFEKKSDLQDYLKLMEEAKKRDHRKLGKELDLFSIHEEGPGFPFFHPKGMVIRNTLQNFWREMHYKADYSEIMTPIILNEELWHRSGHWDHYKENMYFTKIDDGNYAIKPMNCPGSILVYKNDIRSYRDLPKRYAEMGVVHRHEKSGALHGLMRVRCFTQDDAHIFVTKDDIADEIIKVIDLIDNFYKIFGFEYFVELSTRPEDSMGSDEDWEAATEGLKNALKMVGLDYKINEGDGAFYGPKIDFHLKDCIGRTWQCGTVQLDFQMPEKFDLNYIGADGEKHRPVMIHRVVFGSIERFIGILIEHYAGAFPAWIAPVQVQVMNITDAQADYVAEVAKTLKENNIRVECDIRNEKIGYKIREAQMHKVPYMIILGDKEMKDKNISVRSRKEGDIGAMSLEDFILKLKEEIDKKISHV encoded by the coding sequence GTGATAAAAATAAGTTTAAAAAATGGTAAAGAAATAGAAGTGGAAAAAGGACTAAAAGTAATTGATATTGCAGCAAAACTAAGTATTTCTTTATCCAAAAAGGCATTGGGAGCTGTAGTAGATGGTAAAGTTGTAGAACTCAATTATAAAATTAATAAAGATTGTAAAGTTGAAATCTTAACCTTTGAGGATGAGGAAGGAAAGAAGATATTGAGACATACAGCTTCTCATATACTTGCCCAAGCCATAAAGAGATTATATCCAGAAGTTAAGCTTGCTATAGGACCAGCCATAGATTCAGGATTTTATTACGATGTGGATGCTGAATTTTCCTTTACTCCTGAATTGCTTGAAAAAATCGAAGGTAAAATGAATGAAATAATTAAGGAAAATATAAAATTGGAAAGATTTGAACTTCCAAGAGAAGAAGCTATAAAGTTTATGGAAGAGAAGAATGAACCCTACAAAGTGGAATTAATAAAAGATTTACCAGAGGATTCAATAATATCTTTCTATAAACAGGGTGATTTTGTAGATCTCTGTGCAGGTCCTCATGTACCTTCTACAGGAAGAGCTAAAGCTGTAAAGCTCCTTTCTATAGCAGGGGCTTACTGGAGGGGAAATGAAAATAATAAAATGCTTCAAAGAATATATGGTACTGTATTTGAAAAGAAAAGTGATCTTCAGGATTATCTTAAATTAATGGAAGAGGCGAAAAAAAGGGATCATAGAAAATTAGGCAAAGAATTGGATTTATTCAGTATACATGAAGAAGGACCAGGATTTCCGTTCTTTCATCCAAAGGGAATGGTAATTAGAAATACCCTGCAAAATTTTTGGAGAGAAATGCACTACAAGGCAGATTACAGCGAAATAATGACTCCCATCATATTAAATGAGGAATTATGGCATAGATCAGGACACTGGGATCATTATAAGGAAAATATGTATTTTACTAAAATAGATGATGGAAATTATGCTATAAAACCTATGAATTGTCCAGGGTCAATACTTGTGTACAAAAATGATATAAGATCCTATAGGGATCTTCCTAAAAGATATGCTGAAATGGGTGTAGTTCACAGACATGAGAAATCCGGTGCACTACATGGTCTTATGAGAGTACGATGTTTTACTCAGGATGATGCTCATATATTTGTTACTAAGGATGATATTGCAGATGAAATAATAAAGGTAATAGATCTTATAGATAATTTTTATAAAATATTTGGTTTTGAGTATTTTGTTGAACTTTCCACAAGGCCTGAGGATTCTATGGGAAGTGATGAAGATTGGGAAGCTGCAACAGAGGGATTGAAAAATGCATTGAAAATGGTAGGACTTGACTATAAGATTAATGAGGGAGATGGAGCTTTTTATGGTCCTAAAATAGATTTTCACTTAAAGGATTGCATAGGAAGAACCTGGCAGTGTGGAACTGTGCAGTTGGATTTTCAGATGCCTGAAAAATTTGATCTAAATTATATAGGGGCAGATGGGGAAAAGCACAGGCCTGTTATGATACACAGGGTAGTATTTGGATCTATAGAAAGATTTATAGGTATTCTCATAGAACATTATGCAGGAGCATTCCCTGCATGGATTGCTCCTGTGCAGGTTCAGGTTATGAATATTACCGATGCCCAGGCAGATTATGTGGCAGAAGTAGCTAAGACGTTGAAAGAAAATAATATACGAGTGGAATGTGATATTAGAAATGAAAAAATAGGATATAAAATAAGAGAAGCACAGATGCATAAGGTTCCTTACATGATTATTTTAGGGGATAAGGAAATGAAAGATAAAAATATATCTGTAAGAAGTAGAAAAGAAGGGGATATAGGAGCTATGTCCTTGGAAGATTTTATATTAAAGCTTAAAGAAGAAATAGATAAAAAAATAAGTCATGTATAA
- the pheT gene encoding phenylalanine--tRNA ligase subunit beta, producing the protein MKVPVTWLKDYVDINITGKELGDRLTLSGSKVEEVVTTGEDIKNVVTGKLIKIENHPGADNLFVCQVDVGKEEPLQIITAAKNMKEKDVIPVALHDSIIYGGVKIKKGKLRGLVSNGMFCSEEELGIAGDKQIEGLMILPGDTPIGKDIKEVLNMTSSILDLEITSNRPDCLSILGIVRETAATLNETYRLPEFKYSSSSDGNIQDKLKVEIKDGLCRRYIARGIEDVKIKPSPSWMEERLLEAGVRPINNIVDITNFVMLEMGIPMHAYDIREITSGSIVVERAGEGEKFITLDSEERILDKDILTIKDGNRTIGIAGIMGGLNSEIREDTSSVVFECANFNGTNIRISSQKLALRTEASSRFEKDLDPNLAEMAMDRACYLIEMLGCGRVMEGTIDVYNEKVYPHSLEVDCNWINKFLGTNIPKENMVEYLNRLALRTEIDEDTLKIEVPTFRGDINIKEDVAEEIARIYGYDNIPSTIIKSASTKGGKNEKQKLDDKVIETMISSGFSQSINYSFISRKVFDKILLTEDSSLRNAVIIKNPLGEDYSIMRTTTLSSMMECLSRNYSRKNEMVRLFEIGKVYIPHEDTDKLPKEKNIITIGMYGSSDYFNLKGAVENILEILKIERFSFQRESENPSFHPGRTALLYIKKDLVGILGEIHPKVCENYEVEERCYIAELNLDILYRYANSYNKYTPLPKFPSVTRDLAVLVDDDILVQDIEDIIKKQGGNMVEKIKFFDIYKGKQIEAGKKSIAYSISYRLSNKTLTDAEVNKVHDKILKALEYKLGAQLR; encoded by the coding sequence ATGAAAGTTCCAGTAACATGGTTAAAAGATTATGTAGATATAAATATTACAGGTAAGGAGTTGGGGGATAGACTGACTTTAAGCGGTTCAAAGGTAGAAGAGGTAGTTACAACAGGAGAAGACATAAAAAATGTAGTTACAGGTAAATTAATAAAAATAGAAAATCACCCCGGAGCAGATAATTTGTTTGTATGTCAGGTGGATGTAGGAAAGGAAGAGCCACTGCAAATTATAACGGCGGCTAAGAATATGAAAGAAAAAGATGTAATTCCCGTAGCATTACATGATTCCATCATTTATGGAGGAGTAAAAATAAAAAAGGGAAAGCTTAGAGGACTTGTATCAAACGGTATGTTCTGTTCTGAGGAGGAGCTTGGAATAGCAGGAGATAAACAGATTGAGGGACTTATGATTTTACCGGGGGATACTCCTATTGGAAAAGACATAAAAGAGGTATTAAACATGACAAGTTCCATATTGGATCTTGAAATAACTTCCAATAGGCCCGATTGCTTAAGTATTTTGGGAATAGTCAGGGAAACTGCGGCAACTTTAAATGAAACCTATAGATTGCCTGAATTTAAATATAGCTCTTCTTCTGATGGAAATATACAAGACAAATTAAAAGTTGAAATAAAAGATGGACTTTGTAGAAGATATATAGCAAGAGGAATAGAAGATGTAAAAATAAAGCCTTCTCCTTCATGGATGGAAGAAAGACTACTAGAGGCAGGAGTAAGACCTATAAATAACATAGTAGATATAACAAACTTTGTGATGTTGGAAATGGGCATACCTATGCATGCCTATGATATAAGGGAAATAACTTCAGGAAGTATAGTGGTTGAAAGGGCAGGAGAAGGAGAAAAATTTATTACGCTTGATAGTGAAGAGAGAATATTGGATAAAGACATACTTACTATAAAAGATGGGAATAGAACTATAGGAATTGCAGGAATAATGGGAGGACTTAATTCTGAAATCAGAGAGGATACTTCTTCAGTTGTTTTTGAGTGTGCTAATTTTAACGGAACTAACATAAGAATTTCTTCTCAAAAATTAGCCCTTAGAACAGAAGCTTCCTCCAGGTTTGAAAAAGATTTGGATCCTAATTTGGCTGAAATGGCTATGGATAGAGCCTGCTATTTAATAGAAATGCTTGGCTGCGGAAGGGTAATGGAAGGTACCATAGATGTATATAATGAAAAAGTTTATCCTCATAGTTTAGAGGTTGATTGTAATTGGATAAACAAATTCCTTGGAACCAACATACCGAAGGAAAATATGGTGGAATATTTAAATAGGCTGGCATTGAGGACAGAAATAGATGAGGATACTTTAAAAATAGAGGTTCCAACTTTTCGTGGAGATATAAATATAAAAGAAGATGTGGCGGAGGAAATAGCAAGAATATATGGCTATGACAATATACCTTCCACTATAATAAAAAGTGCAAGTACAAAAGGAGGAAAAAATGAAAAACAAAAATTAGATGATAAAGTGATAGAAACAATGATTTCAAGTGGATTCAGTCAATCTATAAACTATTCTTTCATTAGTAGAAAAGTATTTGATAAAATACTTTTAACAGAAGATAGTTCTCTTAGAAATGCAGTAATTATAAAAAATCCTCTGGGAGAAGATTATAGTATAATGAGGACTACCACATTATCTTCAATGATGGAATGTCTGAGCAGAAATTACTCTAGAAAAAATGAAATGGTAAGATTATTTGAAATAGGAAAAGTATATATTCCTCATGAAGATACGGATAAACTTCCTAAGGAAAAGAATATCATAACCATAGGCATGTATGGCAGTTCAGATTATTTTAATTTAAAAGGGGCTGTAGAAAATATACTGGAAATTTTAAAAATAGAGAGATTTTCTTTTCAAAGAGAGAGTGAAAATCCAAGTTTTCATCCGGGAAGAACTGCACTGCTCTATATAAAAAAAGACTTAGTGGGAATATTAGGAGAAATACATCCCAAGGTCTGTGAAAATTATGAGGTTGAAGAAAGATGTTACATAGCAGAACTTAATTTAGATATACTATATAGGTATGCCAATTCCTATAATAAATACACTCCTCTTCCTAAATTTCCATCGGTTACCAGGGATTTGGCAGTGTTGGTAGATGATGATATATTGGTACAGGATATAGAGGATATTATAAAAAAACAAGGCGGAAATATGGTAGAAAAAATAAAATTCTTTGATATTTATAAAGGAAAACAAATAGAGGCGGGTAAAAAGAGCATAGCCTACTCCATATCTTATAGACTTTCAAATAAAACACTTACTGATGCTGAAGTTAACAAAGTCCACGATAAAATATTGAAAGCCCTAGAATACAAACTGGGAGCACAGCTTAGATAA
- a CDS encoding DUF4489 domain-containing protein, with amino-acid sequence MNSMSRYYDCDPCNRGQYDPCGKGQYDPCNKKQEHECQTIVKCGCPNSITLPAATVLGTTFTLATLTLNTCKLKDPCIKLEFASNLVAAVAFTGSLNIQVFKQCGNQITPTPVGPAFAFNLVALLTSQTFSFFVCDCNDTCCNDCCCTYTVVATVTSAVTVGTLAINNATLGAVATCGSSSCC; translated from the coding sequence ATGAACTCTATGTCAAGATATTATGATTGTGATCCTTGTAACAGAGGTCAATATGACCCTTGTGGCAAAGGTCAATATGATCCTTGCAATAAAAAACAAGAACATGAGTGTCAAACTATTGTAAAATGCGGTTGTCCTAATTCAATTACACTACCTGCAGCTACTGTCCTGGGTACTACTTTTACCCTTGCTACACTAACATTAAATACCTGCAAGTTAAAAGATCCTTGCATCAAGCTTGAATTTGCAAGTAATCTTGTAGCAGCTGTTGCTTTTACCGGTTCTTTAAACATTCAAGTATTTAAACAGTGCGGTAATCAAATTACACCTACCCCTGTAGGACCTGCATTTGCATTTAACTTAGTAGCATTGCTAACTAGCCAGACATTCTCATTTTTCGTATGTGACTGCAATGATACCTGCTGCAATGATTGCTGCTGTACCTATACTGTAGTTGCCACTGTTACCAGCGCAGTTACCGTTGGTACCCTTGCTATCAACAATGCAACTCTAGGAGCAGTAGCTACATGTGGATCCAGTTCATGCTGTTAA
- the rplT gene encoding 50S ribosomal protein L20: MARVKRAVNARKHHRKILKLAKGYYGGKSKLFKTANESVIRALRNAYVGRKLKKRDFRKLWIVRINAAARINGLSYSKFMNGIKTAGININRKMLSEIAINDPKTFTELVQVAKAQLNV, translated from the coding sequence ATGGCAAGAGTAAAAAGGGCGGTAAATGCCCGTAAACATCATAGAAAAATATTAAAACTTGCAAAGGGCTATTATGGCGGTAAGAGTAAATTATTTAAAACTGCTAACGAAAGTGTTATAAGGGCTTTAAGAAATGCTTATGTGGGAAGAAAGCTAAAGAAAAGGGATTTTAGAAAACTTTGGATAGTAAGAATAAATGCTGCAGCTAGAATAAATGGGTTGTCTTATTCTAAATTTATGAACGGAATAAAAACTGCAGGTATTAATATAAATAGAAAAATGCTTTCAGAAATAGCTATAAATGATCCTAAAACATTTACTGAATTAGTTCAAGTAGCCAAAGCACAGTTAAATGTATAA
- the ytxC gene encoding putative sporulation protein YtxC translates to MLLLTIVYNKERDRIMQGIREIKEYFKHKDILIGIYESIECNTHFLKIFCDREINNKLNNIFDIHAATIIYNIIIDEFCKKDMAAFLSDAYFFLRYEELEGIKKEGLKVLRGEMEIKDEDSIYYINKKNDIIDKICGCINENREINIEGFITFRMKELLEDLETIIDRVVEKYMAEKEYNEFIKLLKYFVEIQESKMNYLNIIISNDGKYIINNEQEEDITDSFFKDLTELKYNDNTDLDDILISALITNSPENIVIHCAHNCKNKELIDTIKNVFTHRVKFCDDCKTCRLIKNNLNRV, encoded by the coding sequence ATGCTGTTGTTAACCATAGTATATAACAAAGAAAGAGATCGTATAATGCAGGGAATAAGAGAGATAAAAGAATATTTTAAACACAAAGATATACTTATTGGAATATATGAAAGTATTGAGTGTAATACTCACTTCCTTAAAATATTTTGTGATAGAGAAATTAACAATAAACTTAACAATATATTTGATATACATGCTGCCACTATTATATATAACATAATAATAGATGAATTTTGTAAAAAGGATATGGCAGCCTTTTTATCTGACGCATACTTTTTTTTGAGATATGAAGAATTAGAAGGAATTAAAAAAGAGGGTTTAAAAGTATTGAGGGGAGAAATGGAAATCAAAGATGAAGATTCTATTTATTATATAAATAAAAAAAATGATATAATAGATAAAATATGCGGATGTATAAATGAAAATAGGGAAATAAATATAGAGGGATTTATAACCTTTAGAATGAAAGAACTTCTAGAGGATTTAGAAACAATTATTGATCGGGTAGTAGAAAAATACATGGCCGAAAAAGAATATAATGAGTTTATAAAGCTTTTAAAATATTTTGTAGAAATTCAGGAAAGCAAAATGAACTATTTGAATATAATTATCTCAAATGATGGAAAATACATTATAAATAATGAGCAGGAAGAGGATATAACAGATAGTTTTTTTAAAGACTTAACGGAATTAAAATATAATGACAATACCGATTTAGATGATATTCTAATAAGTGCACTTATAACGAATTCACCTGAAAATATAGTAATACATTGTGCCCATAATTGTAAGAACAAAGAATTAATAGATACTATAAAAAATGTTTTTACACATAGGGTTAAATTTTGTGATGATTGCAAAACTTGCAGGCTTATAAAAAATAATTTAAACAGGGTATAG
- a CDS encoding cell division protein ZapA, whose product MNVVTVFINGIEYNLKGDEQEEYLHKVASYVDKKIKDVLRNNSKLSTSSAAVLSAINVADDMLKTQKINHELLKELDKMREIEKSNREQIDFLKEELSSLEEINMEFKIKLENSSDSKSINKKERQINKLQEELKVAKESTQKYINENRKLMSQNKELKFQVQSEKYKVIDLQHKLIENEISLVKEKKQKNPLLNNDGVK is encoded by the coding sequence ATGAATGTAGTGACAGTTTTTATAAATGGAATTGAATATAATTTAAAGGGAGACGAACAAGAGGAATATTTACATAAGGTTGCCAGTTATGTAGACAAAAAAATAAAGGATGTATTGAGAAATAATAGTAAGTTAAGCACTTCCTCAGCTGCTGTTTTATCTGCAATTAACGTAGCAGATGATATGTTAAAAACGCAAAAGATCAATCATGAGTTGTTGAAAGAATTGGATAAAATGAGGGAAATTGAGAAATCCAACAGGGAACAGATTGATTTTTTAAAAGAAGAGCTTAGTTCTTTAGAGGAAATTAACATGGAGTTTAAAATTAAACTTGAAAATAGTAGTGACAGCAAGAGCATAAATAAGAAAGAACGTCAGATTAACAAATTGCAGGAAGAACTGAAGGTTGCGAAAGAATCAACTCAAAAATATATCAATGAAAATAGAAAACTTATGTCACAAAACAAAGAATTGAAATTTCAAGTACAATCGGAAAAATATAAGGTAATAGATCTTCAACATAAATTAATAGAAAATGAAATAAGTCTGGTAAAGGAAAAAAAACAGAAAAACCCTCTTTTAAATAATGATGGAGTAAAATAA
- a CDS encoding TrmH family RNA methyltransferase, translating to MDIIRSKDNLHIKEAKKLKEKKYRIRRKEFIIEGFRFVKEAINSEFYISQIFLSEYFTNREERFFLERNNKVKCPIYFVTDEILRSISCTENPQGIIAVVKNKELNIKDEQGFYILADRIQDPGNMGTIIRSAHASGALGIITTKGTVDVYNEKTLRATMGSIFYIPIIQDENLEKVSTLRQMGFKLISSSLDSDINFYDMDLRGKIIIAIGNEGNGLLQDVKKISDIEVNIPMPGNAESLNAAVAASIMMFEVVRQKLNSHVDNM from the coding sequence ATGGATATAATTAGAAGTAAGGATAATTTGCATATAAAAGAAGCCAAAAAATTAAAAGAAAAAAAATATAGAATTCGAAGGAAAGAATTCATAATAGAAGGTTTTAGGTTTGTAAAGGAAGCTATTAATTCTGAATTTTATATATCTCAAATATTTTTAAGTGAGTATTTTACAAATAGAGAAGAAAGATTTTTTCTGGAAAGAAATAATAAAGTGAAATGTCCTATATATTTTGTTACAGATGAGATACTGAGAAGCATAAGTTGTACAGAAAATCCCCAGGGAATAATCGCCGTGGTAAAAAACAAAGAGTTAAATATTAAAGATGAGCAGGGATTTTATATTTTGGCAGATAGAATACAAGATCCAGGAAATATGGGGACTATAATAAGAAGTGCCCACGCTTCAGGAGCGCTGGGTATTATAACTACTAAAGGAACAGTAGATGTATATAATGAAAAAACCCTGAGGGCCACCATGGGATCTATATTTTATATACCTATAATTCAGGATGAAAATCTTGAGAAGGTAAGCACTTTAAGGCAAATGGGTTTTAAGTTAATATCCAGTTCTCTTGATTCAGATATTAATTTTTATGATATGGACTTAAGGGGGAAAATTATAATTGCAATAGGAAATGAAGGTAATGGACTTTTACAAGATGTGAAGAAAATTTCAGATATAGAAGTGAACATTCCCATGCCTGGGAATGCTGAATCCTTAAATGCAGCTGTGGCAGCTTCCATAATGATGTTTGAAGTAGTTAGGCAAAAGTTGAATTCACATGTTGACAATATGTAA
- the pheS gene encoding phenylalanine--tRNA ligase subunit alpha, with amino-acid sequence MRKKLEQIKENAFKELQDKRKDLDIESIRIKYLGKKGELTHILRGMKELSKEERPIIGKLANDIRTALENAIEEASQRIKSSERESRVKGETIDITMPGIKQNIGRRHPLEQVLEDMKEIFVSMGFTIEEGPEVELDYYNFEALNIPKNHPARGEQDTFYINDNLVLRTQTSPTQIRTMEKQKPPIKMISPGKVYRSDSVDATHSPIFYQMEGLVVDKGITFADLKGTLELFARKMFGDEMKTKFRPHHFPFTEPSAEMDATCFVCNGEGCRVCKGEGWIELLGCGMVHPQVLRNCNIDPEVYSGFAFGMGVDRMVMLKYGIDDIRNMYESDMRFLNQF; translated from the coding sequence ATGAGAAAAAAATTAGAACAGATAAAGGAAAATGCATTTAAAGAATTACAAGATAAGAGAAAAGATTTAGATATAGAAAGTATAAGAATCAAATATTTAGGTAAAAAAGGTGAACTGACTCATATATTGAGAGGCATGAAAGAACTTTCCAAAGAGGAAAGACCAATTATAGGAAAACTTGCTAATGATATTAGAACTGCTCTTGAAAATGCAATAGAGGAAGCTTCCCAAAGAATAAAATCTAGTGAAAGAGAATCAAGAGTTAAAGGTGAAACTATTGATATTACTATGCCGGGAATAAAGCAGAATATAGGAAGACGTCATCCTTTAGAACAAGTTCTTGAGGATATGAAGGAAATATTTGTTTCCATGGGATTTACCATAGAAGAAGGGCCTGAAGTAGAGCTGGACTATTATAATTTTGAGGCTCTTAATATACCTAAGAATCATCCAGCCAGAGGAGAGCAGGACACTTTCTATATAAATGATAATTTAGTTTTAAGAACTCAAACTTCTCCTACACAGATAAGAACTATGGAAAAACAAAAACCACCAATAAAAATGATATCTCCAGGGAAGGTTTACCGTTCGGATTCGGTAGATGCCACTCATTCTCCCATATTTTATCAGATGGAGGGACTTGTAGTTGACAAAGGTATAACTTTTGCAGATTTAAAAGGTACCCTTGAACTATTTGCCAGAAAAATGTTTGGAGATGAAATGAAAACAAAGTTCAGACCACATCATTTTCCTTTTACAGAACCCTCTGCAGAAATGGACGCTACCTGCTTTGTATGTAATGGAGAAGGTTGCAGAGTATGTAAGGGAGAAGGGTGGATAGAGCTTTTGGGTTGTGGTATGGTTCATCCTCAGGTTTTAAGAAATTGTAACATAGATCCTGAAGTATATAGTGGATTTGCCTTTGGTATGGGGGTAGATAGAATGGTTATGTTGAAGTATGGAATAGATGATATAAGAAATATGTATGAAAGTGATATGAGGTTTCTAAATCAATTTTAA
- the rpmI gene encoding 50S ribosomal protein L35: MPKMKTKKSVAKRFKLTGTGKLKRAQAFKSHILTKKSRKTKRNLRKTAYVSETQEKVMKKLLPYV; encoded by the coding sequence ATGCCAAAAATGAAGACTAAAAAAAGTGTGGCTAAAAGATTTAAACTTACGGGAACAGGTAAATTAAAGAGAGCACAAGCTTTTAAAAGTCATATATTGACAAAGAAGAGTAGAAAGACTAAAAGAAATCTTAGAAAAACAGCATATGTTTCAGAGACTCAGGAGAAAGTAATGAAAAAACTATTACCTTATGTGTAA